TGTTACAGCAGACTTCGCAGTCGTTTGGTATCGCCGATGGATAAGCTGACGAATCCCTAGCGCTGCAAATTTTACTCATTATTACACaatatctatttataaatttactaattgttataattatatgtaatattttttacataatctCATTTAGTAAAATTAACCCTGTTTATGACTAtgataacaaatatttctacgtaattttattgatcaaaATGAACCCGGTCGAtagagaataaaaaatgtcaacaaaaaattataattccaTTATGTCGCAGTCATAGAGAAAAAATATGCTTTGTTTAATCAAGGCAGTTAGTAAGTATTTTATCATGATCTCGTGGTTTGAATTAAAGTCAttgaatcaatttaaaaaattcctctcTACATTTCGATACAATTTACTTTcagaaatatatagatatttttttttctatttaattactACTAACTATAAGTTGAGTTTACAATCATAGAGCCGGCAAGAAGTCACCGCGTTTATCAATTATCAAGGACAAGTAAATAGACTGGCTGGTAGTGAAAGGTCAGAATGGAAATATCGAAACAGTATAGATTCATTGACTCTGTTATGAATTACAATACACTagtataaacaataattaaaaactactcAGTACATAATGCTTGCAATGAAATTACCTATTAATAAAACGtctttgtttaatttttttacataaattaatggtgtgaattttttattatttaaattaataattaaatttttgcaatgttttaaaaattttttaaattctataaataaaaatttttcaaccattaaaaaattatttttcatttaactgctttaaaatttttttttttacttgagtTCTACGGAAATGGCaaagaatttgataaaattgataagattGTCATTTTTAGAAGATTAAATACGTTTTTCATACGTTTAATATTTGATCggtaatttttacttcaaaatttaaaaaacattcccactgaattaacttttatttgttataatatttctaatttctgttgaaaaaaaattctaataaaaaaaaaataaacaaaattttaacaccAAATAAATTACATCACATTGtagacaataaattttttacactaatCTCTTGCGGAGTTTATTGCTAACCGGCCGGCATTTTGCGAAATTACGACGGCAGTcaatggaatttttatttctcttggACAGCAATAACAATCGAAGtatgaatataataataataaacttttaaaaatatttaaaaacattaataaattgacttactaagcaaaaaaaataggacaatttctgataaaaaaataaacagcaATCTGGCTGGTGATTCAGTCAAAGTGGTATGACTTATTATGTGATCATAAAAAGTAACTTTCTTTTCCAATGGAACTTTACTGAAATAACAAATCTTACTGTGTTTCGACGATACATTTATTAATgtgggttttttattttcagagcACCGCGGTAAGGTTCACCGTTTAGCCGTAAAAAATCCACTGGGGTGATTTGTCAACCTGACAGTGCCTGATATCACACTATCAATAATAACACACcgtaaatcaatattttttgataaaaatataaaaagcaatAAAACGTAAGCATGAGTAGAGCAAACgtcaataaaaagtttaaagcGAGACACGGTCTCGGCGGAGTGGAGTGAAATGCGGCACGCCAGAAACTGTTAGTGATACTGACTCTCCAGTGGTTAACACGCGAGTCTATATCCGCGTTGGCTCAAAACCGCGGTATGTGTGTGATGGTACGGGTACGAGTATGGTAGCGCAATTTTGGTCCGGGGTTTCATCCTTCTCGCGCATTCTCGCGAGCCCGCGGCTATTATATTTAACTAGCTGTGTGATATGCATTGTACATCATTCTCTGTATGGTATCTGGCTCGCTCTTACTCTACACTAGCGCAACacctaaaaaacaaaacacCACATGTAATAATTGAATAcaatataattgtaatttaagtataaatgtattatgtattatgtatGTGTTACCGtgcacatatatatattaaatattgaacatGTGATATGACGATGACATAGTATCATGTCTTACTTTCAGAAGAAGAAATTCTATGAGTTAAATGCTGATTGGAGTAGAGTGAGTGCTCGTACCACCGGCAAATAGCACATTTACATCAACATCAACATCAACATGCTGACTACTAGTAAACAAAAGCTAGAGCTAGAGCAAGAGCAAGAGCACATGACATGCAAGAAATAGTTTTTAGTATTTCTACGTGCCAGGGATGCGCTCGATATTGGAACTACGTCGTGGCATGATACCACCAAGATATTCTTGTTACCCgattatattgtttttttccacccatttatatttatgatccATCGATCCAGCTGGACTCAACTTCCATCCACTCAACCGTTCAACTCTCTCTTCCATATAATATTATTCCTCGGGTTTTATAAAACTCTTGTGACAGACGATAAAGGTAACACCATGTTTACATTACTGAAGAATCCAATTACTTGGCTATAGACGATATGGAAATACGATTACTGATGTGTAATACTATTGCCGGTTTATCGGTAATTATTGATTGACTACGACTACTTGTTGGTAGTTAATTAAATGGATtgctgaaaatttattttttaggttttttatttaaaggtaGATTTTGCAAGCGctattcaaaagaaaaattaagtcattttattgaaacagttgtaattaaaatttcaattctaacacagttgattaatttttaagaacttttgaaattttatttaattttaattgattttatcagtgataattttttaaaattactaatagtttgtaattcaataaattaatctacagaaatttttaaaaataagcagTGATAGTAAAACacttttaaagttttataataaatttttgtttgttattattttttttttttaattaatttaattcatcagGTGTTAAGTTATGTAATCTATTATTATTCATGATTATAATTCATATTATTGAACTTGAACTTTCATAACTtggcattaaaaatttattcattgtttctattaaatttttaatgacaattgcatcgatcaaaaatattttacgagcaataaaaaatattattaaacaaaatctgttaattttcaattttccattgtaaattttcttgatagtattaaaattgaaattttaaatctaaaattcAAAGTATTATCTTTTGAAACTATTCGACAGAACTATTGCAGAGAAAGTTTGaatgaatttgaaatttaataaaatattttgaaccGTCAACagggaaattaaaaagtttccGTTCGTATGTTTCAACAAGAGCCTAGACAATCAGCAGTGTATTCACGTAGACTACATGCCAGGGCCGTAACATTTACTCAAGGATTGACCCTGCTGAAGGTTTCACAATTATAGAAAGCATCTTCAATCAACAGAGGCATTGCATCGTTTACTCAATGGATTATTGATTAAACGATCGAATGACACTGGTAATAAATTTGCTGCTATCTTAACACTTTGCTCGGCGAGTCATTTTATTCCTGGGCGCTAGACCGTAAGACTATCCGCTAAACCGGTTATGTTTCATCTATTCTATTTTTCAGCTGATATGAGACGAAACCCTTCATAAATGCTATTTAAAAGTctatggaaatttttaataataatgagatGATTTTTAAGCCGGGATGTAGGAAAATTTTGCAAGGATCCTGATGTATATGGCCAACATACTCAAGGCAAGCGAGTGTTATTGTCAACTTGAAGGGCAAATAATTGTTATACATTATCCagttgttaaaattatttagctTATGCTATACTGTGTAAACAAAGCCACGTGAAAACTTAACATAACGAGTTTGACATTCAGGAAAAAATAGAATTGGCTCAAATTCATATTTGCGGCGTTAAATAATAgctgtaaattttacttttagtttCTTTTTAAAGATCgattaagtttaaattatatataatacaaaaCAATGAAATGACAAAGAAAGacaagaagaaataaaaataaaattaatccttaagtttatcaatattattaaaataatatttgctCGGAATCTATAAATAAGagcaagaagaaaaataataaaaaacataaatgtataaaaatgaatGGAGAGAAGAAATCGAACTGGCGAAGATCCAAAATTGACTGCTATTTGCACACATTCAGTCTACTGGTATCATTTAGCACACTCAATACTTTTATTCGTGAAACTGCGCAATTCCTAGgtgaaattgaaattattttactacgGAAATACTATATATGTACTGTCAGATGGAATAGTGGCAATAACAAATGATCGAATCGCGGTTACAGCTGAGCTAACAACGTCTACATCAAACACATCTTCGTCATCTTCCTATAACGTACTTTCGTTTCATACAAATTTACCGTCATCCGTTATTACAACCGGAGTATATATTTAGGAAGATAACGCTCTGTATAATAGACACAAAAATATTATGAGAAAATGCACGTCATTCAATTGCGTCAgctttaaacttttaaataagaCGGAATAACAAAACTGTTGGTCATTTTTTTCGGCTAcgcttaaaataacaaatataataatgatttcTTAGTAAAATAACACAATAATTATGAGTTATTATATTACTAATGACAGTAAATTTATCGATTGTTATCgtttatttcataattggaATGCCGCGATAAGAGAGATCGATGTCGCTTCGAATAACATATCGTATAACTCGCAGTCAAAGGAAATAAAttcatacacagtaaaaaatttttcgtcaaatttaacacaaaaatttgtgttgatgactttttttacacaatctgtgttgaatcaacatactaaaatgttaaattctacacaaacatttttacactttacacaatgacgaaaaattttttactgtgtataataAAAAGGAAACACTAAtaaagaaatgaaataaaagtaCTTGATAAGTAAAATTCATATTGAATTacttgatattaattaaaataattaactaaccAGTCGGGAAATAACTTAGAAGCCTCTGTGATAATATCTCGGAGAAGAGTCGTAGCCGGTGGAACGTGAGGAAGTACGACAGGTGCAAATACACCACAAACTCCGGAACTTCTACCATGTCGGGCTTCATAGTTGCTGAGATGGTGGACCAAATAACCCAGAAGACGATAGTGTGAAGGAGGCAAGCAGCGCAAAAGCTGCTGCGTTCTCTCGACCCACTCTTCGCGGTGATGTTCATACACTTCTgcaagaaaatattaacatattaataatgattctTGAACTCAGttttgttgataatattaacaatatttttccagctaatttataaaaataaatcataaattttttacttgtcCAAAAAATGAATGGAATACGCTTCCAGTATTTCTTgcataataattatcaattatttttgtcaaaaactaCTATCAACAGTActttaatgtttaataattattacactgagagaaaaaaaatttcttttaaaagaaATGGGCATTAttgtgacaagaaattaatatgttgaaaattttcatcaattttatttcttagctaaaaagttttttttaattttgataaatcaattttagatAGAGAACTTGCGAATtttcatgtaaaatttttttttcctagctctagaaaactttttttcaacaagaaagttattgtaagaaaaatttttatttcttcagctaagaaataaaattgtttaaaattttcaacaaattaatttcttgtcacaacaatgctcattttttttcaaaagcaattttttctctcagtagATTGCAGataatttttcatgtaatcATAAAACCATTAACAACATTGCGATTGAATGGACTTTGACAGAAATTATGTATACTTACGTGAGTGAACGTGTAAAAGTCTTGATACTAGTGAAGACGGAACAAGCGGTTGTGGTAACTCTTTCAGGTACTGTCTCAGCAGTGTAGCAGCTGTTGAAGGACAAGCAGCAGATTCAAGATCCGCGTCGCCTTTCCTTTCGAACGTCGCTCTAAGCCTTTCCGTGAGTCGCGGACTACCTCCAGAGAGCCGGAACAGAGTCGCATGCTGGAACCCGTGTTTCTCTATGTAATTGCACAGTCGATGGACAACGTAGGGCACTCCTGTGTCCAAGTAGGACTCGACCAGCTCCAGCCGCGCTCCGAAAACTCTATTGCAATTTCCATTACCAGCACGTCCGAGCAGTGATCCTGTCAGCGCACGCTTAACTCTAGCAAGTCTTGATTCAtcctgaaattaatttatattttattcgtTCCATAATTcactaattaatatttaattaattcagcgtgaatttaaattaaggtgaatttataaattacgaGTATAAacgcaaatattttttttaattaataaacttgttatttttgtgatattaaaaataaccaaTGCTTACTGACGAAAGTTGATTATTTATTCAGAAGATTTCCGTTAATGACAccactgagaaaaaattgtttcttttttttttttatcgcgtattttaatttatttattcaactgGGTCGCTGGTAAAAAAACAAGAGTTGGATTTTTATCTAGTATCATAGATCAATAATTcgtaatggaaaaaaaattgggcaAATCAAAAGTTGATTGGTGACTAATAGAGTACGTTAACCTGGATCGAATACTCAACGACCGGATATTGGGTCACAGAAGTGTCCGGCAATTTATTCATCTATTTCTAATTGGGGTGCTGAAATTTGAATAGGcactttttcaattttcatttatttttaattaactaagaTACTTTACTTTAgaacatattttattaaagtattcattcaataaattttttactctccaagaaattgaaaatatatcaaaattataaatacaaattaaattattcagagaactgtttattatttatttatatcaattttttccaactatCAAAAACTGGaagtccaaaaataaattaaacatttctctgtaatataattaaaaatcaacaaCTTAATTccttcaaatataaaaaaattagctataaaaaatgtaagcaCCCTTTCAATCAAAAgaagacataaaaaaattagtggccaatttataaagatgcctttttttaaatttaattttctcaattaCACCTAATCACAATTACCTTTTCATTACGCCTTGGTTCTATTGAACATGAAGGCAGAGTGCCTTGGCAAAgaggatgatgatgatggcGGTGGTGGTGATGATCCTCTTGGAGAGATTCTTGCTGCGGGCGTCTCATCCCAGTCCGTCTTCCTCGCGACCCACTGCCgcactaaaaattaaagataataatttacaaactgaaaactaaaaacttaaaaataacaacatacatcaattgttttaaaaatacttacaatGCACTCTCTAGCAGCCCTCCACAGATTGAAGTATAGATTATTCAGTCTCAGTGCCGTATTGCCCCGGCAAATGGCTTTTGGGCCGAGAACTATGCTCGCCCTTGGTTTGAACAACAATCGGGAGCCCAGCTTCCgagtataattattattttcttataattatttatcaatattactgtgattattaatattataattattattagcagTAGTatagtattattataattatcttaaaaataaaaagtactaAAATAACTAgcgttaattaataaaaaataattaacgatAACAACAATGTAAAAGAGTCGTTCAGATGAACAAGGGATGGAATGACTTGTTTTTCCTATTCTTAccgatgtaaaaaaaatgagttgttaaaaatatttatataattataagctTGACCACTGTGAATAATTAGTAACTCGTCGACGACGTCTGGTATTTATCGTAGTGATTTATTTGGCTCTTATCGACCAGAAATTAGATTCATGGAGGATTGGTAGGAGCACTGGGTTCATGTCCCTATCGCGGTACATCATACAAAAGCTTTATTTTTACGCTTCCGAGGCGGCGGATATCTCCCTATGGTTGCTTCAAGAAGTGCGTCGACACGAGGCGTAACGTAAGCATCGAGGGAACCACCACCGGCCCCGATTAATGTTCTTGCACCTTCTTGTCTGGCTGAATCCCTCGACGGGACCGAAACTGCCTCCTCTGACACAAAAACCACCGCCACCAGTCACCAGCTGCCGATCACTAGTGTTTCTCGCATCCTCTTCCGCTTACCCGCCGGCAACCTCCTCGTCCAGGGGTTGTCTAAGCCTTTCTTCCTGTTTTTGGTTCCACCGAGAACTTCCCTGGTTTAATCCACCCGCCCCGATGACAGCACCTTTCTTCTGTCAATACATCAAAGTCAAATGTCATTAAActgtacattatatatatcatatataaaatatatattgtatattgtgTTTGCCTGCTTATTTAACAATTGACCGGTGTTATGGTAATAAATCGATACAAGACTCTATGCTCTATGTGCACTTTACAACtttatcatatatattatttacagATCTTACTACCGTTTCAAAACGTTTAACTGCGTTTTAATTTCCGGTctttattttatgtttcatttccattatattattattatttttttttttttatgtaaaattaacatgattTTTCCATTAAAATGTTAACTTCATATTTCTTCTCattgagtaattttttgtcaatcgTATTTTGGTATAATTGAATtcataattcattttattgattacattaaattccAGGTTTATAATGTACTTAAATCAGCAGAATTgtgaccatttttttttaatttattcgttAAGTacattaaaactaaaataaatattttgaaaaaattgcttttttaattttttaacaataatttgtttcgttaaaaaaaattaaaacaatttttagcataattttaataaaatgattcaTATAAAGAATTTATATCAGAGTGCGAGTCGaattatatcaatattatttacacGGTAAATAAATGAGATGTCAAAgctttgattaataaaatctgAAGTCATTTTATACAGATTATAATATTAAGGTAGTTCTTTCCCAACCTATAGTTTATGCTACTGCTGTCTTTTTCATTCGCTAGTGTCGCCTCTCTTACGGGCTAtcgctcacttacttccacgcatgactttatttatttgtttactttactAGTTTATCAATGATTTCTCAATAACTATGTGGTAGGGAATTCCAGAATTTTGTAGGGTAATTATACATGTATTAATCTaagtaatattagtttttcgtgaaattcttaaaattttttcaatacaaaaataataaaatttcgcgGTTTTATCTCTCTTTTCCCATACCGTCtgtgtaaaaatgtcattttaaattgcaattatcttcGATTAGACGTGGTAAATCGTctctaaattttaacagcgtgtgtattatgtatttaaatactTCTATACGGAGTTAGGgagatttcttgaatttttgatttttgggCCTAACTACCTTAATACACTGAAGATATagtaaatttaagaaaataacgattattattattattattaatttatatttaatctaagttaaaaaaaaaaaaaactacaataaattacagaaaattttttattattaaaactctaaaaaaataattaaaaaaaaattatttgcagTAAAAACTAACCGGTTAAAAAGTGACTAAATTTAAGATAACAATAATCAATCTTGaaacgaataaattttttcatcacttgaagaaataaaaataaaaaaaaatatattatatattcttAATGacgtataaaataatttcttcaatgtcaaaaaaaaaatatttttaaaatgactaTTTCCGTTTAGTCCGAATAATAAAGTGTTATTAAAAACACCAAATGAACTGTCACTCAAACAAAATAGTTCAACAACGCCGACATCTTCAGAAGAAACTTCGAGAAACGTTTCCTGTTAGAGCTCACGTTATTTGCATCCATACATACACatctataatatatatactacttatttaattagacaataaaatttaacgttCTTATTATCTTTATCTAACCCAACAGCAATAAAAATCGCGGTGAGTTAATACCCAAGTTGTAAATAAACATATCCAGAGGATGACGAAACAGAAAACCGATCTGGCAATTGATAACTTGAGCGGCACGAGATACCGAATTTAAAATCTAGGTGAATGAAAATGCAGTAAAAGGTTTCAGTCATGCGTGTATCGTATCCGGATTAAATTTACAGCAATTAAGGTAAGAAAAACTATGAATACCTGAGTCCGTCGATGAAATTCATACCAGAGATCTCAGATTTGTACACAGTTACCTCACacgttacaaaaaaattattgtgtaTTACAGGGTGAATTATATGAGAGATAATGCACTTTTTACTGTGCACTCTTAGGGATACAATGAACGAGGAACAAAGTTTACCACTGGTGAATTCACGAGGACGAACGAACAGCCTCGGAGCGTCCAAGTGTCGCGACGCAGCTTGCAAACGCGTAGATATTATTTTCTCTGCGCATGCATCCCCGCAAGAACTAGAAGTAGATCAATAGGCGCGCTCTTACATGCGTCGAAGCACCACCAGGTGAATTTATTACCTTTGTTAGTACTCTTTAAATACGTCTTGAGCAGTAATCTTATTGGTAGTGTACATCATGAATTCTGGAGTTACGAGTACAGTAATGAGCTTACACGCTTAACCTTATGCTCTTATTGCATTAATTTAAGACCTATCGATAGTAAATAAACTGAGATCACGATattattttcaagttttaaGCTCTTATCAAGCTTTATCAATGGGAATTCATCCAACACATGTGCCGGCagtttctttttcttttttttatttacacgtcaatacatttataaataacagttCAGAATTTTACGCTTCAATAAATTAGGGgtaatttgatatttatcagactttgcttttgtttttattcgaAATTCCAAAgtgtaatcaatattatttagagTAATATCAATATAgactaagaaaatttaaacttcTCGCATCAATCTGGAaagtttaatataatttgttagTTTGACAAAAGTTAATACTGATAACGACAAAGTTTTCATCAATTCTAATGCTCTTTCACagtaattgtattttaaatatttaaaagtaataactaaaaacaattaacgcattcgaaaattttataattagatttttttcaatatttaaattaaaaaactaatgaTTCTCTATCCCAACAAAAAAGATcacatcaaatttttgaatttaggCATTTTCACGGAAAAATCTCAACTTGAGAATTTTCTCAAATAGAttgtatgtaaaaatttaaaatacttcaagtataaataaaaatatcacagCAATAAGGCACAATAGAAGACAAATTTAAACGCTTAAAAGCACTCCGGTGGACAAAGGAacgttcaaaagtttaaacaAAGAACATAGGATTGCTGCTAAGCAACTCCGGTCTCAAAGTAAGTTTGGTCAGTTGTTCCCTTTCGAGATTATCCATTTGAATAGgaactctgaaaaaaaaaaatacagtaaataattaacataattattCTTGAGAgattaattcaattgtttgGAATAATTGCATTAGTTTAACTTGCCCGTTGATAAGCGCTCGAGCTCGAAAAGCTGCCAAATGAGCGTAGTAAGTGGGAGCTGGATAGCTCACAGAACGAGTACACCTGCTGAACATGTGACAAAGATAATAGGTGAGGGTCTCAATGTCATCTTCAGACATTTTATTGTCGTCCCATAGGCAACGATATTTAGTAGGTCTTGCAGTAccctaaaattttaatagataCCACCATTTTAAAACCAAAGCTTCGATTCAGAAATCGAGTCTCTTACAGATCTTTTGAGAGTTTGGTTTATGAATACCTGGATACTGGCGTGGGAGACCAGATAAAAGTCTACGTGCGAGGGATGAGTGATATTGCTGTCGACGATGGTGCCTGCTTGCACATTTTTACCTCGATCTTGGTCgtctgaattttttataccagTCGGAAACAATCGGATATGGTGTCGCTTTTGAACGACCAGTAACGTTATCTTCGGTTCATACCTACTCGGCTGACCGAATCGTCtgcatgcattttttatagcttgAAGCTCGAAATGCATTACGTGGGGAAACTGACCTTCACTCACTCCGTCgcttatattaaaaaaaaaataatccataATAAACTTATATGATTTCATAAtgcaattaattcaattattaccGATAGAAGAAAATNNNNNNNNNNNNNNNNNNNNNNNNNNNNNNNNNNNNNNNNNNNNNNNNNNNNNNNNNNNNNNNNNNNNNNNNNNNNNNNNNNNNNNNNNNNNNNNNNNNNAATTACTGAagtttatgataaataaaatgatttaattggtgaaagtataaaataaatgaattatattaagaattacataaaaaacaatagaatcaagtatcaagaaaattatgattaagtGTTGTTTCAATCACAGTAATTAATATAtctataacaaaataataagcGATTGCTATTTATAATAGTTAATGCTTTTATCCTCAAttagaagtttaaaaaaatatatatatttattatcactgtaaaataaaaacgCAAACAAGAAAGAGCGcaataccaaaaaattaattttggtattatgtttgatttataaatacagTGATATTTCCAATAAACTCTGACGCCAGAGATGATAGTTCTGgtcttaaatcaaaattatatcaaatactcaaaaatactaaatgtCATTgtatcaattatcaatttacGTTAATGTAAATCCCTCTTTTAACTTTaacagaaaattaataattttatcctaagttaaataattttttttttttttttttatacagtgAGTCTATAATCTTGACGTCTATGCCTTGGAAATTCAGTTACATATATCTCTTCATCATCTTCCGATTCATCACTTAAATCTGAGTCAGATTCATCTTTAAACTTGGGATCGGCACCGAATTGTACCAGTCTGTTTGCCATCTGCTTATTAATACACGCG
This genomic interval from Cotesia glomerata isolate CgM1 linkage group LG1, MPM_Cglom_v2.3, whole genome shotgun sequence contains the following:
- the LOC123275216 gene encoding protein argonaute-2-like is translated as MKSYKFIMDYFFFNISDGVSEGQFPHVMHFELQAIKNACRRFGQPSRYEPKITLLVVQKRHHIRLFPTGIKNSDDQDRGKNVQAGTIVDSNITHPSHVDFYLVSHASIQGTARPTKYRCLWDDNKMSEDDIETLTYYLCHMFSRCTRSVSYPAPTYYAHLAAFRARALINGVPIQMDNLEREQLTKLTLRPELLSSNPMFFV